The proteins below come from a single Oceaniferula flava genomic window:
- a CDS encoding thioredoxin family protein has protein sequence MITHTSFFTSRNGKLLLGALLAFCAGPLTAGEKPTTEPPVRAGWVTDFDSAMQSARAEGKDLLLEFTRAKGCGWCIRLEKEVLTQESFQKQVPKDFVLVELEFPRDRELPEELKKQNKRLFRHYGVRTFPYVVLCDASGRPYAGIKYENSNAEDFLKTITSFQKQRNLRDQTLAAAAELEGDAKARMLEKGLSYVDASFHRHYPEVIDAISQADPDDTSGVVAKVRSQQVSAELASLLGPLYKKEKFDEVPASVDQYIDGKKLQGESLQVALVFKTQALYYTKQRTEAMKVAEEILAINDTSHAGRYAKMLVKRIQHLQAKEAAGE, from the coding sequence ATGATTACACACACTTCTTTCTTCACATCAAGAAATGGAAAACTGCTGCTCGGCGCACTGCTTGCGTTTTGCGCCGGGCCATTGACTGCCGGAGAAAAACCCACCACCGAGCCGCCCGTCCGCGCCGGCTGGGTGACCGATTTTGATTCCGCCATGCAATCGGCCCGCGCCGAGGGCAAGGACCTCCTGCTGGAGTTCACCCGCGCCAAGGGCTGCGGCTGGTGCATCCGGCTGGAAAAGGAGGTGCTCACCCAGGAGTCGTTTCAAAAGCAGGTGCCCAAGGACTTCGTGCTGGTGGAGCTGGAGTTCCCCCGCGACCGCGAGCTGCCGGAGGAGCTGAAGAAGCAGAATAAGCGCCTCTTCCGTCACTACGGCGTGCGCACCTTCCCCTACGTCGTGCTCTGCGATGCCTCGGGCCGACCCTACGCCGGCATCAAGTATGAGAACAGCAACGCCGAGGATTTCCTGAAAACCATCACCTCTTTCCAGAAACAGCGGAACTTGCGCGATCAGACACTGGCCGCCGCTGCCGAGCTGGAGGGCGATGCCAAGGCGCGGATGCTGGAAAAGGGACTTTCCTACGTCGATGCCAGCTTTCACCGTCATTACCCGGAAGTGATCGATGCCATCAGCCAGGCCGACCCGGATGACACCAGCGGCGTGGTCGCCAAGGTGCGGAGCCAGCAGGTGAGCGCGGAGCTGGCCAGTCTGCTGGGACCACTTTATAAAAAGGAAAAATTCGATGAGGTGCCGGCCTCGGTGGATCAATACATCGATGGCAAAAAGCTACAGGGCGAGTCGCTACAAGTGGCTCTCGTGTTCAAAACCCAGGCACTTTACTACACCAAGCAGCGCACGGAGGCGATGAAGGTGGCCGAGGAGATCCTCGCGATCAACGACACCAGCCACGCCGGTCGCTACGCAAAAATGTTAGTCAAACGCATCCAGCACCTGCAGGCGAAAGAGGCCGCCGGTGAGTAG
- a CDS encoding M16 family metallopeptidase, with product MRKFAAMLILLLVVLPQLHAAPKLIHDIDAMQVRVYQLDNGLTVYLTRNAETPRLYAEIAVRAGSSTDPADCTGLAHYLEHLMFKGSSKMGTLDYSKERPYLEKITRLYEQHFVETDAAKRKEIYQKINRTSTEAAKYAVANDIDRIYKFIGGTNVNAHTYYEETIYKVDLPANQLERWATIESERFSDPVFRLFHTELEAVYEEKNTSLDSGARMISEAVERLLFPGHTYGSQTVLGLPEHLKKPSLVRIRDYFQKYYVPGNMAIIISGDIEMDETIAVIDRYFGPWPAKPVPQVKAQPLRAIDGIQRVTVQHEGEEFVTLAWQTVPNQHPDAEALMIFDMILDNSVAGLINLNLVSPQKVRSAGSYVNQLNEAGAQYLWGSPRDGQALEDVEALLLNQIRLIQQGKFEDWLIPAIITNLQSVTESSYETNENRVAMIRDSFIARQPWAEAIQDHARLAAVTREDVVRVANQYFGENYVVGYLVKGKADIQHIEKPPIDAVPLNSSSESAFARSVLALPTTPLSPSFMQKGKDYQQSGPINGVTYYTTQNPVNDLFSITWTFPKGSLHDDLLLTAFDLLEKSGTAQMSSTELGKRWYQLGVSADFYVNENFTEITLSGLASSYEPGMKLLWQWLHDSQFQEATLKKLVADFKISRAEAMEEPGTIIHAMARYHRYGEQSKYLKRTSSEQLDQLSVETLKSSLAQLLKLPHDISYVGQLTENQWREKTPVLKPTAKAPAEPNRPVQPIQEPVEILFYHREMAQAQVWIESKLDGLSPDDLVVLNVFNEYFGGGMSSVVFQELREARGLAYSASGYLSSPRWVGDHYLAVGSIACQADKTEKALTKFLQLFDQLPESDVRFKETRDALIARLRAERNDFRNRVSTVQFWQRRGVDFDLSQRAYQQVPSTQLKELLGFYRQHVKSRPKRISILGDRSRVDLDALKKIGPVRELVAEDIFTR from the coding sequence ATGAGAAAATTTGCCGCCATGTTGATCTTGCTGCTTGTTGTGCTTCCGCAGCTGCATGCGGCCCCCAAGCTGATCCACGACATCGATGCGATGCAGGTGCGGGTTTACCAGCTGGACAATGGCCTCACCGTCTACCTCACGCGCAATGCGGAAACACCTCGTTTGTATGCGGAGATTGCCGTGCGCGCGGGCAGCAGCACGGATCCGGCCGACTGCACCGGCCTCGCCCACTACCTCGAGCATTTAATGTTCAAGGGCAGCTCCAAAATGGGCACGCTCGACTACTCCAAGGAACGTCCTTATCTGGAAAAAATCACTCGTCTCTACGAGCAGCATTTCGTGGAAACAGATGCCGCCAAACGCAAAGAGATCTATCAGAAAATCAATCGCACCTCCACCGAGGCGGCGAAGTATGCGGTGGCCAATGACATCGACCGGATTTACAAATTCATCGGTGGCACCAATGTTAATGCGCACACCTATTACGAGGAAACGATTTACAAGGTGGATCTTCCGGCGAACCAGTTAGAACGCTGGGCCACGATCGAATCCGAACGTTTCTCCGACCCGGTCTTCCGGCTTTTCCACACTGAACTCGAGGCCGTTTACGAAGAAAAAAACACCTCGCTCGATAGCGGGGCACGCATGATTTCCGAGGCCGTTGAGCGCTTGCTTTTCCCCGGCCACACCTACGGCAGCCAGACGGTGTTGGGTTTGCCCGAACATCTCAAAAAACCATCGCTGGTGAGAATCCGCGATTACTTTCAGAAATACTACGTGCCGGGAAACATGGCCATCATCATCAGTGGCGATATCGAAATGGACGAGACCATCGCGGTCATCGATCGATACTTCGGCCCATGGCCAGCCAAGCCAGTGCCACAAGTCAAAGCGCAGCCGCTGCGTGCAATCGATGGCATCCAGCGCGTCACCGTGCAGCACGAAGGCGAGGAGTTTGTCACCCTGGCATGGCAAACGGTGCCCAATCAGCACCCGGATGCCGAGGCCTTGATGATCTTCGATATGATCCTTGATAACTCGGTGGCCGGCCTGATCAACCTGAACCTGGTCAGTCCGCAGAAGGTCCGCTCCGCCGGCAGCTATGTGAACCAGCTGAACGAGGCGGGCGCCCAGTATCTTTGGGGCAGCCCACGTGACGGACAGGCCTTGGAGGACGTGGAAGCCCTGCTGCTAAACCAAATCAGACTCATTCAGCAAGGGAAATTCGAGGACTGGCTGATCCCCGCGATCATCACCAATCTCCAATCCGTCACTGAATCCTCCTACGAAACAAATGAAAACCGGGTGGCCATGATCCGGGATTCTTTCATTGCCCGCCAGCCATGGGCAGAGGCGATCCAAGACCACGCCCGCCTCGCCGCAGTGACCCGCGAGGACGTCGTCCGCGTGGCGAATCAATACTTCGGCGAGAACTACGTGGTTGGCTACCTCGTGAAGGGTAAAGCCGACATCCAACACATCGAAAAACCACCGATCGATGCCGTGCCGCTGAACTCCTCCAGCGAAAGCGCCTTCGCCCGATCCGTCTTAGCGCTCCCCACCACCCCTCTCAGCCCGAGCTTCATGCAGAAGGGCAAAGATTACCAACAATCCGGTCCTATCAACGGCGTCACTTACTACACCACGCAGAACCCGGTGAACGACCTTTTCAGCATCACCTGGACCTTTCCCAAGGGCAGCCTGCACGATGATTTGCTGCTGACAGCTTTTGATTTGTTAGAAAAATCAGGCACCGCTCAGATGTCGTCCACCGAGCTTGGCAAACGATGGTATCAGCTGGGAGTCAGCGCCGATTTCTACGTCAACGAGAACTTCACCGAGATCACCCTTTCGGGCCTAGCGAGCTCATACGAGCCAGGCATGAAACTGCTCTGGCAGTGGCTCCACGACAGCCAGTTTCAAGAAGCGACGCTGAAGAAACTCGTGGCCGATTTTAAAATCTCCCGCGCCGAAGCGATGGAAGAGCCCGGCACCATCATCCACGCGATGGCACGCTACCACCGCTACGGCGAGCAATCGAAATACCTCAAGCGCACCAGCAGTGAGCAGCTCGATCAGCTCAGCGTGGAGACGCTGAAGTCATCACTGGCCCAATTGCTCAAACTCCCCCACGACATCTCCTACGTCGGCCAACTCACCGAAAACCAGTGGCGGGAAAAAACGCCCGTGCTGAAGCCGACGGCAAAGGCTCCGGCCGAGCCAAATCGCCCTGTCCAGCCGATCCAAGAGCCTGTGGAAATCCTCTTTTACCATCGCGAGATGGCCCAGGCACAGGTGTGGATCGAGTCAAAGCTCGATGGCCTTAGCCCGGACGATCTAGTGGTGCTCAATGTGTTCAACGAATACTTTGGCGGCGGTATGAGTAGCGTGGTGTTCCAAGAACTCCGCGAAGCTCGAGGGCTCGCCTATTCCGCCTCCGGCTATCTCAGCTCGCCACGCTGGGTGGGCGACCACTACCTCGCCGTCGGTAGCATCGCTTGCCAGGCGGATAAAACGGAGAAGGCTCTGACCAAGTTCCTCCAGTTGTTCGATCAATTGCCCGAGTCGGATGTCCGCTTCAAGGAAACCCGCGACGCCCTGATCGCCCGCCTGCGCGCCGAGCGCAATGACTTCCGAAATCGTGTCTCCACGGTGCAATTCTGGCAACGCCGGGGAGTGGATTTCGACCTCAGCCAACGCGCCTACCAGCAAGTGCCATCGACGCAGCTGAAAGAGTTGTTAGGATTCTACCGGCAACACGTCAAATCCCGCCCGAAACGCATCTCCATCCTTGGCGACCGCAGCAGGGTCGATCTCGATGCGCTGAAAAAAATAGGTCCCGTCCGCGAGCTCGTAGCGGAAGACATCTTCACCCGCTAA
- a CDS encoding DUF481 domain-containing protein yields MQFNYLTLLSLSLTSLTFAESSDWKHNGNFSLSLTSGNSDTLNTAFGFDSIKKDGLTTYSNEFDAIYGEDDGIRSNNQIANELKFAREFPDSRWYYGASTDFLYDPMAGVDYRAGVYGLLGYHFIDTDRYKLRAEIGPGFIFEKRNDSSEQYAAYKAAQYFDWKISKDTRFFQSLKASAELGDLSNAIYTAEVGIESKLSGPWSFRIAAKAIHYSQVSDGNEADDQLITVGLGYSFSPGGSDAPSLEDVHKKRKITEGDWVTTALLGGSYASGNTDASSVALGILAKRKSALSSSEIGLNGYYGESDGVRTAESATFNAHHQYSFKKPYFAGLRFDAEYDPVADLDYRLALSPYLGRFLYEEGATFVSLEVGPSVVTEKKAGENDTYLAAYATLKADKQFNDRTRIYSSVTWRGEVQDTANFVLTSQLGFDHSISDSTKLKLLLENIYDNEPAEGRDANDLKLIAGFEFAL; encoded by the coding sequence ATGCAGTTCAACTACCTGACACTACTTTCCCTCTCCCTTACCAGTCTGACTTTCGCTGAAAGCAGCGACTGGAAACACAACGGCAACTTCTCGCTCAGTCTCACCTCGGGCAATTCCGACACCTTGAACACCGCCTTTGGTTTCGATAGCATCAAAAAAGACGGTCTCACAACCTACTCGAACGAATTCGACGCCATTTACGGTGAAGACGACGGCATCCGCAGTAATAACCAGATCGCCAACGAGCTGAAGTTCGCTCGGGAATTCCCTGATTCACGCTGGTATTACGGAGCCTCCACCGACTTTCTCTATGATCCCATGGCTGGAGTCGATTACCGCGCCGGTGTCTACGGCCTCTTGGGCTACCATTTCATTGATACCGACCGCTACAAGCTGCGTGCTGAGATCGGACCGGGTTTCATTTTCGAAAAGCGCAATGATAGCAGCGAGCAATATGCCGCCTACAAAGCCGCCCAATATTTCGATTGGAAAATCTCCAAGGACACCCGCTTTTTCCAATCGTTGAAAGCCAGTGCCGAGCTTGGCGATCTCAGCAATGCGATTTACACCGCCGAGGTAGGGATCGAGTCCAAGCTTAGCGGACCGTGGTCCTTCCGTATCGCCGCCAAGGCCATCCATTACAGCCAGGTCAGCGACGGCAACGAAGCCGACGACCAACTCATCACCGTCGGCCTTGGGTATTCCTTCAGCCCCGGCGGCAGCGATGCTCCATCGCTTGAAGACGTGCACAAAAAGCGCAAGATCACTGAAGGCGACTGGGTGACCACCGCGCTCCTCGGTGGTTCGTATGCCTCAGGAAATACCGATGCGTCATCCGTGGCCCTCGGTATACTGGCCAAGCGTAAGTCGGCTCTCAGCTCCAGCGAGATCGGCCTGAACGGCTACTACGGTGAGTCCGATGGCGTCCGCACAGCGGAATCAGCCACTTTCAATGCACACCACCAGTATTCCTTCAAGAAGCCCTACTTCGCAGGTCTGCGTTTTGATGCCGAATACGATCCCGTAGCAGATCTCGACTACCGTTTGGCTCTCTCTCCTTACCTGGGACGATTCCTCTACGAGGAAGGTGCCACCTTCGTCTCGCTCGAAGTCGGCCCTTCGGTGGTCACCGAAAAGAAGGCCGGGGAAAACGACACCTACCTCGCCGCCTACGCCACGCTCAAGGCAGACAAGCAGTTCAACGATCGCACCCGGATTTACAGCTCGGTCACTTGGCGTGGCGAGGTGCAGGACACTGCCAACTTCGTGCTGACCTCGCAACTGGGCTTTGACCACTCCATCAGCGACAGCACCAAGCTCAAGCTACTGCTAGAAAACATCTACGATAACGAGCCAGCCGAAGGTCGGGACGCCAATGACCTGAAGCTGATCGCCGGCTTTGAGTTCGCCCTGTAG
- a CDS encoding sigma-70 family RNA polymerase sigma factor, with the protein MSKFETDNSLRLYLREISKTELLTPEEEVKLAARIKKGDKKARAHMIRANLRLVVKIAQDYSGYGLPLADLISEGNIGLMKAVERFDPNKGGKLSTYGSWWIKQSIKRALANQSKTIRLPVHMVDKIARMRRISTMLAEAIGREPTEEELAEELGIPRKKLALLKRAAKRPTSLNAPVHEDDSSEFSDIIGDERAVDPFAALDNKNMHGELDELLEVLDDREHRIIDARFGLDGKKPMTLEEVGVEFGVTRERIRQLQNIALDKMRKALHRKEEPMPEPLMEARAEVS; encoded by the coding sequence ATGTCTAAATTTGAAACAGATAACAGCCTGCGCCTCTACTTGCGGGAGATCTCCAAAACCGAGCTACTCACTCCGGAAGAGGAAGTGAAGTTAGCGGCTCGGATCAAAAAAGGAGACAAAAAGGCCCGCGCCCACATGATCCGCGCCAACCTTCGCCTGGTGGTGAAAATCGCCCAGGATTACAGCGGCTATGGCCTGCCATTGGCCGACCTTATTTCCGAAGGCAACATTGGCCTGATGAAGGCCGTGGAACGCTTCGATCCGAACAAAGGGGGTAAACTCTCCACTTACGGATCGTGGTGGATCAAACAATCCATCAAGCGAGCTCTGGCTAACCAGAGTAAAACCATTCGCCTCCCGGTTCATATGGTCGATAAAATTGCCCGCATGCGCCGGATCTCCACCATGCTCGCCGAGGCCATCGGTCGTGAGCCTACGGAAGAAGAGCTGGCTGAAGAACTGGGTATCCCACGCAAGAAGCTCGCCCTGCTGAAACGTGCTGCCAAACGTCCAACTTCGTTGAACGCACCGGTGCACGAAGACGACAGCTCGGAGTTCAGCGACATCATCGGCGATGAACGCGCCGTCGACCCCTTTGCCGCCCTCGATAACAAGAACATGCACGGTGAGCTCGATGAGCTCCTGGAGGTTCTGGACGACCGCGAGCACCGCATCATCGACGCCCGATTCGGCCTCGATGGTAAGAAACCCATGACTCTCGAAGAGGTAGGCGTCGAATTCGGCGTCACTCGTGAAAGAATCCGCCAATTGCAAAACATTGCGCTTGATAAAATGCGTAAAGCATTGCATAGGAAGGAGGAACCAATGCCTGAACCTCTCATGGAGGCTCGCGCGGAGGTTTCATAA
- a CDS encoding YifB family Mg chelatase-like AAA ATPase — MIVRLYSSALLGVEGMEVEVEVSAFNAEKPAINVVGLPDAAVRESSQRVTSALSNSALGWAKGVKTVNLAPADLKKEGPRFDLPIALALAETAGEDRVHEPQRYCIAGELALDGMVRPIRGVLPMALEAKKRGRTRVIVPAANAAEAAVVEGLEVYGVENLREAWDFITGQRILQPYDLDRQALFDTHRRYEIGLEDVKGQHQVKRALEVAAAGGHNLLMVGPPGTGKSMIAKRLPTILPDLTEAEAIDATKIHSIAGLLGKEDALLVTRPFRAPHHTISDVGLLGGGANPGPGEVSLAHNGVLFLDELPEFRRQTLEVLRQPLEDGYVTISRAAGTLTFPSDFMLVAAMNPCPCGYYGDAKRECRCSPPQIEKYRQRISGPLLDRIDLHVEVPLVEYRDLASDEIGESSGDVRQRVEAARVRQQERFGSGANISCNAAMPSKVMREHCRVDATASGYLEHAMNELNFSARAHDRILKVARTLADLAGMEQIAAEHILEAIQYRSLDRKLMM, encoded by the coding sequence ATGATTGTGCGCCTGTATTCGTCAGCCTTGCTCGGTGTGGAAGGGATGGAAGTGGAGGTTGAGGTCAGTGCCTTCAATGCCGAGAAACCCGCGATTAACGTGGTCGGCCTGCCGGATGCGGCGGTGCGTGAGAGCTCCCAACGAGTTACCTCCGCCCTCAGCAATTCCGCTCTGGGATGGGCCAAGGGGGTGAAAACAGTGAACCTAGCACCTGCCGATTTGAAAAAGGAAGGGCCGCGCTTCGACCTGCCGATTGCATTAGCTCTGGCCGAAACGGCGGGCGAAGACCGTGTTCACGAGCCGCAGCGTTACTGCATCGCGGGAGAACTGGCCCTGGATGGCATGGTGCGCCCGATCCGTGGCGTGCTGCCAATGGCCTTGGAAGCGAAAAAACGAGGCCGCACCCGCGTCATCGTGCCGGCAGCCAATGCCGCCGAAGCTGCGGTGGTGGAGGGGCTAGAGGTTTACGGCGTGGAAAACCTGCGCGAAGCCTGGGACTTCATCACCGGTCAACGCATCCTGCAGCCGTATGATCTCGATCGGCAAGCCTTGTTCGATACCCACCGGCGATACGAGATAGGACTGGAAGATGTCAAAGGGCAGCACCAGGTGAAACGGGCGCTCGAGGTGGCCGCGGCGGGTGGACATAATTTACTGATGGTCGGCCCGCCGGGCACTGGCAAATCGATGATCGCCAAGCGGCTGCCGACGATTCTCCCGGATCTCACCGAGGCGGAGGCGATCGATGCCACGAAGATTCACTCGATTGCCGGATTGTTGGGGAAAGAGGATGCCTTGTTAGTCACTCGGCCCTTCAGGGCGCCGCACCACACGATCTCGGATGTGGGTTTGTTAGGCGGTGGTGCGAACCCCGGCCCTGGTGAAGTCTCGCTGGCTCACAACGGGGTGCTTTTTCTGGATGAACTTCCGGAGTTTCGCCGCCAGACGCTGGAGGTGCTGCGCCAGCCCTTGGAGGATGGTTATGTGACGATTTCCCGCGCTGCCGGCACCCTGACTTTTCCCAGCGACTTTATGCTGGTTGCCGCGATGAATCCCTGCCCCTGTGGTTATTATGGCGATGCCAAACGCGAATGCCGCTGCTCGCCACCGCAGATCGAAAAATACCGGCAGCGCATTTCCGGCCCCTTGTTAGACAGGATCGATCTCCACGTCGAGGTGCCGCTGGTGGAATACCGTGATTTGGCATCCGATGAAATCGGCGAGAGCTCAGGCGATGTCAGGCAGAGAGTTGAGGCTGCCCGCGTTCGGCAGCAAGAGCGGTTTGGTAGCGGAGCAAACATTAGCTGCAATGCCGCCATGCCCAGCAAGGTGATGCGTGAGCACTGCCGCGTTGATGCCACTGCATCCGGCTATCTCGAACACGCGATGAACGAGCTCAACTTTTCAGCGAGGGCGCATGACCGGATTCTCAAAGTCGCGCGCACCTTGGCGGACTTGGCGGGAATGGAGCAAATTGCCGCGGAACATATTCTCGAAGCGATTCAGTATCGTTCCTTGGACCGGAAGTTGATGATGTGA
- a CDS encoding DNA-methyltransferase yields MTTNVELHHGDCLQGMGQLPAGQVDLVVTSPPYNLGIDYNTYRDTSERQAFIAWCLEWAAEVKRVMADDASFFLNVGAVPKNPLLPHQLLLALTDGDDPLFILQNTFHWVKSISVETRGGDTISTGHFKPINSKRYVNDCHEYVFHLTKSGEVTLDRKGAGVPYVHKSNISRWGHTEGEDKRCRGNTWFIPYDTIKNRSRDRPHPATFPVGLVQQCIRIHGKGENTHLLDPFNGIGTSALAAVRSGIISYTGFDIDADYLDVTRERLRAEHEEPAETT; encoded by the coding sequence ATGACCACTAACGTAGAACTTCACCATGGCGACTGCCTGCAAGGGATGGGGCAGCTCCCTGCCGGGCAGGTGGACTTGGTGGTCACTTCTCCACCTTATAATCTGGGCATCGATTACAACACCTACCGCGATACCAGCGAGCGTCAGGCGTTCATCGCCTGGTGTCTCGAGTGGGCGGCGGAGGTGAAGCGGGTCATGGCGGATGATGCATCGTTTTTCCTCAACGTCGGCGCTGTGCCGAAGAATCCGCTGCTGCCCCACCAGCTGTTACTGGCGCTGACCGACGGTGACGACCCGCTGTTCATCCTGCAAAATACCTTCCACTGGGTGAAATCCATCAGCGTGGAAACCCGCGGGGGGGACACCATCAGCACCGGGCATTTCAAACCGATCAATAGCAAGCGCTACGTCAACGACTGCCACGAATACGTCTTCCACTTGACCAAATCCGGGGAGGTAACGCTCGACCGCAAAGGCGCGGGGGTCCCCTACGTGCACAAGTCCAACATCAGCCGCTGGGGGCACACCGAGGGCGAAGACAAACGCTGCCGGGGCAACACCTGGTTCATCCCCTACGATACGATTAAAAACCGCTCGAGAGACCGGCCTCACCCCGCCACTTTCCCCGTGGGGCTGGTGCAGCAGTGCATCCGAATTCACGGCAAGGGTGAAAATACCCACCTGCTCGATCCCTTCAACGGCATCGGCACCTCGGCGCTGGCTGCGGTGCGATCTGGGATCATTTCCTACACCGGATTTGACATTGACGCCGATTACCTCGATGTCACCCGCGAACGACTCCGCGCGGAACATGAAGAACCGGCCGAAACTACCTGA
- a CDS encoding tRNA dihydrouridine synthase, which translates to MKNRPKLPDMLTPVPTLALAPMQDVTDLPFMRVMQRFGGPDVYVTEYFRVHAAYHLEKHILRSITESHTGRPVYAQMIGQDISALVRCAKELLRYPVAGVDLNLGCPAPVVCRKDAGGGLLRKKEHLHAMLGALREVIPGKFTVKTRVGYHSHEEFSELLELFQSHEIDTLTIHGRTVLERYRTPIHTDCIQQAVQQMDCPVIANGNVVDVETGTGLIERTGAAGLMIGRGAIRHPWIFDQLRAVWAGEPVREILRSDLLEYIMDLYQELAGYQQHSGQGAFDERKHVNRMKKYMVYIAQGLDPEFEYQIRRAFTEHDFHSICHSFLENDTPLPVRPPLDSKLFCGFDALRSGN; encoded by the coding sequence ATGAAGAACCGGCCGAAACTACCTGATATGCTGACCCCCGTCCCCACGTTGGCGCTTGCCCCCATGCAGGACGTGACCGACCTGCCGTTCATGCGCGTGATGCAGCGTTTCGGTGGACCGGATGTGTATGTCACCGAGTATTTTCGCGTCCATGCGGCCTACCATTTGGAAAAACACATTCTGCGCAGCATCACCGAGAGCCACACGGGTCGCCCCGTTTACGCCCAGATGATTGGGCAGGATATTTCCGCCCTGGTGCGCTGTGCTAAGGAGCTGCTGCGGTATCCCGTGGCCGGTGTGGACCTAAACCTCGGCTGCCCGGCTCCCGTGGTCTGCCGTAAAGATGCCGGTGGGGGACTGCTGCGGAAAAAAGAACACCTGCACGCGATGCTGGGCGCACTGCGTGAGGTCATCCCTGGAAAATTCACCGTTAAAACTCGAGTCGGCTACCACAGCCATGAAGAGTTCAGCGAATTGTTGGAGCTTTTTCAAAGCCACGAGATCGACACCCTGACCATCCACGGGCGCACCGTGCTGGAGCGCTATCGCACGCCGATCCATACCGACTGCATTCAGCAGGCTGTCCAGCAGATGGACTGCCCGGTGATCGCCAATGGCAATGTGGTGGATGTGGAGACCGGCACCGGTCTGATCGAGCGCACCGGCGCGGCCGGGCTGATGATCGGTCGGGGCGCGATCCGGCACCCGTGGATCTTCGATCAGCTTCGCGCCGTTTGGGCTGGCGAGCCAGTGCGGGAGATTCTTCGCAGTGACCTGTTAGAATACATCATGGACCTCTACCAGGAACTGGCTGGCTACCAACAGCACTCGGGGCAGGGGGCCTTTGACGAGCGCAAGCACGTCAACCGGATGAAAAAATACATGGTTTACATCGCGCAAGGTCTGGATCCGGAGTTCGAATACCAAATCCGCCGCGCCTTCACCGAGCACGACTTCCACTCGATCTGCCATAGCTTTTTGGAAAACGACACTCCTCTCCCTGTCCGCCCGCCGCTCGATTCCAAGCTGTTCTGCGGATTCGATGCATTGCGCTCCGGGAACTAA
- a CDS encoding ABC transporter ATP-binding protein, with the protein MPDPQKASPSVEPIISVRGLHRYFGEKHVLRGADLDIYPGETICMLGTSGGGKSVMVKHMLGLMQPDEGSVIIDGTEISQMSERKLGPVRKKVGMMFQNGALFDSMNVAQNIAFPLREGGIKDLDTLNRRIAEVLEIVRLPGQEETMPSDLSGGMRKRVALARAIVDHPACVCYDEPHAGLDPVTADSIDHLIKRLQNEHGITNIVITHELRSVFRIADRIAFMKDGQVYWQGTPKEMKSSDDPVLMQFLSGVDSSGEKWASGDSD; encoded by the coding sequence GTGCCCGACCCCCAGAAAGCCAGCCCCTCCGTGGAGCCGATCATCAGCGTCCGCGGCCTGCACCGCTACTTTGGCGAGAAACACGTGCTGCGTGGTGCCGACCTCGATATTTACCCCGGCGAGACGATCTGCATGTTAGGCACCTCTGGTGGCGGCAAGAGCGTGATGGTGAAGCACATGCTCGGGCTGATGCAGCCGGACGAAGGCAGTGTCATCATCGATGGCACCGAAATCTCACAGATGAGTGAACGGAAGCTCGGGCCGGTGCGCAAAAAGGTGGGGATGATGTTTCAAAATGGAGCCCTGTTCGATTCCATGAACGTCGCCCAGAACATCGCCTTTCCCCTGCGTGAAGGAGGTATCAAGGATCTCGATACCTTGAACCGACGCATCGCGGAAGTGTTGGAAATTGTCCGCCTTCCTGGCCAGGAGGAAACTATGCCCTCGGACCTCTCCGGTGGGATGCGCAAGCGCGTGGCTCTCGCGCGGGCCATTGTCGATCACCCGGCCTGCGTCTGTTATGATGAACCACACGCCGGCCTGGACCCAGTCACCGCGGATTCCATCGATCATCTGATCAAGCGCCTGCAGAACGAGCACGGCATCACTAACATCGTGATCACCCACGAGCTCCGCAGTGTGTTCCGGATTGCCGACCGCATTGCCTTCATGAAAGACGGCCAAGTTTACTGGCAGGGGACGCCGAAAGAGATGAAATCCAGCGATGACCCTGTGCTGATGCAGTTCCTCTCCGGTGTGGATAGCAGTGGGGAAAAATGGGCCAGTGGCGATAGCGACTGA